A part of Pristiophorus japonicus isolate sPriJap1 chromosome 15, sPriJap1.hap1, whole genome shotgun sequence genomic DNA contains:
- the eci1 gene encoding enoyl-CoA delta isomerase 1, mitochondrial codes for MAALWRAARALGSGHTTLSGIKSLQDKPGKILCPLPWKSSIKRRLFTNKNMTVELDSNTGVAVIQMKKPPVNSLSMEFLTEFAINMEKLELDRGCRGVVLTSSVPKIFSAGLDISEMHGKTPEHIGEFWRAIQEVWLKLYGSNLVTIAAINGASPAGGCLLALSCDYRIMADNPKYRIGLNETKLGIVAPFWLKDTMVNTIGRRATEHCLQLGLLYSAPEALKIGLVDHLVPQDKMMATALSVMSEWLTVPDHARQITKSMMRKPTLDRLLTHRESDIQNVVNFISKDSIQKSLQLYMEMLKERKS; via the exons ATGGCGGCGCTCTGGAGGGCGGCTCGGGCCCTTGGCTCAG GACATACAACACTTTCTGGTATTAAAAGTTTACAGGATAAGCCCGGAAAGATTTTGTGCCCATTGCCATGGAAATCATCTATCAAGAGGAGACTGTTCACAAATAAGAACATGACAGTTGAACTGGATAGCAACACAG GTGTTGCGGTGATTCAGATGAAGAAACCTCCAGTTAACAGTCTAAGCATGGAATTCCTCACAGAGTTTGCGATTAATATGGAGAAACTTGAGTTGGACCGAGGGTGTCGCGGTGTCGTTCTCACTTCT TCTGTTCCTAAGATCTTTTCTGCTGGCCTGGATATCAGTGAGATGCATGGGAAGACACCAGAGCATATTGGGGAGTTCTGGAGAGCCATTCAAGAAGTCTGGTTGAAGTTGTACGGATCCAATCTGGTGACAATAGCTGCAATCAAT GGAGCCAGCCCTGCTGGAGGGTGCCTTTTGGCTTTGTCATGTGACTATCGAATTATGGCAGATAATCCAAAGTATAGAATCGGACTAAATGAGACAAAGCTTGGAATTGTTGCACCATTCTG GTTAAAGGACACCATGGTAAACACCATTGGAAGGAGGGCCACAGAACATTGTCTCCAGCTTGGGCTCCTGTACAGTGCTCCGGAGGCCTTGAAAATAGGACTTGTTGACCATCTGGTACCACAAGATAAAATGATGGCAACTGCTTTGAGTGTAATGTCAGAATGGTTGACTGTTCCAG ATCATGCTCGGCAGATTACCAAGTCCATGATGAGAAAGCCGACACTCGATCGACTTCTGACTCACAGGGAATCAGATATACAAAATGTTGTTAATTTCATCAGCAAAGATTCCATTCAGAAGTCGCTCCAACTGTACATGGAGATGCTAAAAGAAAGAAAAAGCTGA